A part of Tardiphaga sp. vice304 genomic DNA contains:
- a CDS encoding DUF6894 family protein — MPKYHFEIVDDYRLEDPIGQELHDADQAMTVANDIAKQIATDVVSESARNVVVIDDSGTEVYQTPISCEGKA, encoded by the coding sequence ATGCCCAAGTATCATTTCGAAATCGTCGACGATTACCGGCTCGAAGATCCCATTGGCCAGGAGCTGCACGACGCCGATCAGGCCATGACCGTCGCCAACGACATCGCCAAGCAGATCGCGACGGACGTTGTCAGCGAGAGCGCGCGGAACGTTGTGGTGATCGACGATTCCGGCACCGAGGTCTACCAGACACCGATCAGCTGCGAAGGCAAAGCCTGA
- the aroQ gene encoding type II 3-dehydroquinate dehydratase has protein sequence MAKIVYVLNGPNLNLLGIREPETYGHATLADVERLCVEAAARYGLSADCRQSNHEGELIDFIHEARKNGAVGIVINAGGYSHTSIALHDALVGVQIPTVEVHVSNVHARENFRHHSFTARAAFASLCGFGIEGYRLAISGLAAKIGATAIA, from the coding sequence ATGGCAAAAATTGTTTACGTGCTCAACGGCCCCAACCTCAATCTGCTGGGAATCCGCGAGCCGGAAACCTATGGCCACGCCACGCTGGCGGATGTCGAGAGACTCTGCGTCGAGGCAGCCGCGCGCTACGGCCTGTCGGCGGATTGCCGGCAGTCGAACCACGAGGGCGAACTGATCGACTTCATCCACGAGGCCCGCAAAAATGGCGCGGTCGGCATCGTCATCAATGCCGGCGGCTATTCGCACACCTCGATCGCGCTGCACGACGCTCTGGTCGGCGTGCAAATTCCGACCGTCGAAGTCCACGTCAGCAACGTCCACGCCCGTGAAAATTTCCGCCACCACTCGTTCACCGCTCGCGCCGCCTTTGCCAGCCTGTGCGGCTTCGGCATCGAAGGCTATCGCCTCGCCATCAGCGGCCTGGCCGCGAAAATCGGCGCCACGGCGATTGCCTGA
- a CDS encoding sugar phosphate isomerase/epimerase family protein: protein MIAKSDLPVVGAALSMATLAIHRDWILEKQRDLEIQDFFRSETLDGDWRAVADGVRRLLDGYTGRLGMHGPFWGFKIDSQDPLIRAVVTKRLLQGLDACEAIGATQMVIHSPFTTWDYNNLDINPGAREALAERVHQTLRDVVQRAEGIGCELVIENIEDIDPMARVLLARSFDSAAVRVSIDTGHAYYAHLSTGAPPVDYYVDAAGADLAHVHIQDADGYSDRHWLPGDGTLNWNAVFKALGRLSHRPRLLIEVKDQANIRRGAAHLEALGLAL from the coding sequence ATGATCGCAAAATCAGATCTGCCAGTTGTTGGCGCCGCGCTGTCGATGGCAACGCTTGCCATTCATCGCGACTGGATTCTCGAGAAGCAGCGCGATCTGGAGATCCAGGACTTTTTCAGAAGCGAAACACTGGATGGCGATTGGCGTGCGGTGGCCGATGGTGTTCGTCGCCTGCTTGACGGCTATACTGGCCGGCTCGGCATGCACGGTCCGTTCTGGGGTTTCAAGATCGACAGCCAGGACCCTCTGATTCGCGCCGTCGTCACCAAAAGGCTGCTGCAGGGGCTCGATGCCTGCGAGGCGATCGGGGCGACGCAGATGGTGATCCATTCGCCGTTCACGACCTGGGACTACAATAATCTGGATATCAATCCCGGTGCGCGCGAGGCTCTAGCCGAACGCGTGCATCAGACTCTCAGGGACGTGGTGCAACGCGCCGAAGGCATCGGTTGCGAGCTGGTGATCGAGAACATCGAGGACATCGACCCGATGGCGCGCGTGCTGCTGGCCCGGAGTTTCGACAGCGCCGCCGTTCGTGTCTCGATCGACACCGGGCACGCGTACTACGCGCACTTGTCCACCGGCGCGCCGCCGGTCGATTATTATGTCGATGCCGCCGGTGCAGATCTTGCCCACGTGCACATCCAGGATGCCGACGGCTATTCGGATCGTCACTGGTTGCCGGGCGACGGCACCTTGAACTGGAACGCTGTGTTCAAGGCGCTCGGCCGCCTGTCGCACCGGCCGCGACTGCTGATCGAGGTCAAGGACCAGGCCAATATTCGGCGCGGCGCCGCGCATCTGGAGGCGCTCGGTCTCGCTTTGTAG
- a CDS encoding DsbA family protein has translation MFSFRFLAPAALALALCGAPAVASAQSFNDAQRGEIQKIMKDYLLTHPEVLEEVSAELTKRQAAAEAEKHAAAVTANANLIFNSPRGVTVGNKDGDVTFVEFFDYNCGYCKKAMTDMVEIMKDDPKLKVVLKEFPVLGPGSVEAAQVAVAVRMQDPTGKKYLDFHQKLLGGRGQADKARSMAAAKEAGLDMARLEKDFSSPEVRATIEENFKLAESMGMNGTPSYVIGKQVVIGAVGIDALKEKISNARCGKAMC, from the coding sequence ATGTTTTCGTTCCGCTTTCTTGCCCCCGCCGCCCTGGCGCTCGCTTTGTGCGGCGCGCCGGCCGTGGCCTCGGCGCAGAGCTTCAACGACGCCCAGCGCGGCGAAATCCAGAAGATCATGAAGGACTATCTGCTGACGCATCCCGAAGTCCTCGAGGAAGTCTCCGCCGAGCTGACCAAGCGGCAGGCTGCTGCCGAGGCCGAGAAGCACGCCGCGGCCGTGACCGCCAACGCCAATCTGATCTTCAATTCGCCGCGCGGCGTCACCGTCGGCAACAAGGACGGCGACGTCACCTTCGTCGAGTTCTTCGATTACAATTGCGGTTACTGCAAGAAGGCCATGACCGACATGGTCGAGATCATGAAGGACGATCCGAAGCTCAAGGTCGTGCTGAAGGAGTTCCCGGTGCTCGGACCGGGCTCGGTCGAGGCCGCGCAGGTCGCCGTCGCCGTCCGCATGCAGGACCCGACCGGCAAGAAGTACCTCGACTTCCACCAGAAGCTGCTCGGCGGTCGCGGCCAGGCCGACAAGGCCCGCTCGATGGCGGCGGCCAAGGAAGCCGGACTCGACATGGCCCGGCTGGAGAAGGATTTCTCAAGCCCGGAAGTTCGCGCCACGATCGAGGAGAACTTCAAGCTCGCCGAATCGATGGGCATGAACGGCACGCCGAGCTATGTGATCGGCAAGCAGGTCGTGATCGGAGCGGTCGGCATCGACGCGCTGAAGGAAAAAATCAGCAATGCGCGCTGCGGCAAGGCGATGTGCTGA
- a CDS encoding ABC transporter substrate-binding protein has product MIRPNRRSILSLGAAAAGAFILPRISIAQADNRPSITIAVQKVANSNTLDVLREQSNVGERVFFSSLWEALIGKDWRGDLGITPGLATEWRRIDDQIVELKLRQGVKFHNGDEMTADDVVFSFSRERMFANTEAKNRSTIRASEQIPTPRPGKELPGDLPAVARRIWPDLIRVEAIDKYTVRFINATPDVTLEGRLSRSGSNIMSRRGWDDAASYLDWARKPITTGPYMVAEYRPDVSLTLVAHDEYWGGRPPIKQIRFVEVPEVSSRVNGLVSGQYQFACDIPPDQIAGIEKNAGFEVQGGTIANHRLTVFDKNHAQLANPLVRRAFTHAIDRQAIVDSLWAGRTRVPNGLQWEFYGDMFHADWTVPEYNPKLAQDLLKQANYKGDPIPYRLLNNYYTNQVPTSQVLVEMWKAVGLNVQIETKENWTQIMERTPTRAVRDWSNSGPFNDPVSSILAQHGPNGQQQQIGEYANVEANALCELLETSTDRPKRRLAFRRMLEILEREDPAYTVLHQNATFTAKPKSIKWKASPAFAMDFRPGNFGS; this is encoded by the coding sequence ATGATTCGTCCCAACCGCCGTTCGATTCTCAGCCTTGGCGCCGCCGCCGCCGGTGCATTCATCCTGCCGCGTATCTCGATTGCGCAGGCCGATAACCGTCCGTCGATCACCATCGCCGTACAGAAGGTTGCCAATTCCAACACGCTCGACGTGCTGCGCGAGCAGTCCAATGTCGGCGAGCGGGTGTTCTTCTCCTCGCTGTGGGAAGCGCTGATCGGCAAGGACTGGCGCGGCGATCTCGGCATCACGCCCGGACTCGCCACAGAATGGCGCCGCATCGACGACCAGATCGTCGAGTTGAAACTTCGCCAGGGCGTCAAGTTCCACAACGGCGACGAGATGACCGCCGACGATGTGGTGTTCAGCTTCAGCCGCGAGCGCATGTTCGCCAACACCGAAGCCAAGAACCGCAGCACCATCCGCGCCAGCGAACAGATCCCGACGCCGCGGCCCGGCAAGGAATTGCCCGGCGATCTGCCGGCAGTAGCGCGCCGAATCTGGCCCGACTTGATACGCGTCGAGGCGATCGACAAGTACACTGTGCGTTTCATTAATGCGACGCCCGACGTCACGCTGGAAGGCCGGCTGTCGCGGTCCGGATCCAACATCATGAGCCGTCGCGGCTGGGACGATGCGGCGAGCTATCTCGATTGGGCGCGCAAGCCGATCACCACCGGACCCTACATGGTGGCGGAGTACAGACCCGACGTATCGCTGACGCTGGTGGCGCATGACGAATACTGGGGCGGTCGCCCGCCGATCAAGCAGATCCGCTTTGTCGAGGTCCCAGAAGTGTCGAGCCGGGTGAACGGACTGGTGTCCGGCCAGTACCAGTTCGCCTGCGATATTCCACCGGACCAGATTGCCGGCATCGAAAAGAACGCCGGCTTCGAGGTGCAGGGCGGCACCATCGCCAACCACCGCCTCACGGTGTTCGACAAGAACCATGCGCAACTGGCCAATCCGCTGGTGCGCCGCGCTTTCACCCATGCGATCGACCGGCAGGCGATCGTCGATAGCCTGTGGGCCGGCCGCACCCGGGTGCCGAACGGGTTGCAGTGGGAATTCTACGGCGACATGTTCCATGCCGACTGGACAGTCCCGGAATACAACCCGAAGCTGGCGCAGGATCTGCTGAAGCAGGCCAACTACAAAGGCGACCCGATCCCGTACCGGCTGCTCAACAACTACTACACTAACCAGGTGCCGACCTCGCAGGTGCTGGTGGAAATGTGGAAGGCCGTCGGCCTCAACGTCCAGATCGAGACCAAGGAAAACTGGACCCAGATCATGGAGCGTACGCCGACGCGCGCGGTGCGCGACTGGTCGAATTCGGGGCCGTTCAACGATCCGGTGTCGTCGATCCTGGCTCAGCACGGTCCAAATGGACAGCAGCAGCAGATCGGCGAGTACGCTAACGTCGAAGCCAATGCGCTGTGCGAATTACTGGAGACCTCGACCGATCGCCCGAAGCGCCGCCTTGCGTTCCGCCGCATGCTCGAAATTCTCGAGCGCGAAGATCCCGCCTATACGGTGCTGCACCAGAACGCCACCTTCACCGCGAAGCCGAAATCCATCAAATGGAAGGCCTCTCCGGCCTTTGCGATGGATTTCCGTCCCGGCAATTTCGGGAGCTGA
- the accB gene encoding acetyl-CoA carboxylase biotin carboxyl carrier protein: MARKPDETSTATSTASNDSAMIRELALLLDETNLTEIEVERAGLRVRVARSISVNAAMPAQYQPAPQYAPAPVAVAAAPVETAKHPGAVPSPMVGTVYWASEPGARPFIEVGTKVAVGQTLVIIEAMKTMNQIPAPRAGTVTQILVEDGAPVEFGEPLVIIE; the protein is encoded by the coding sequence ATGGCCCGCAAGCCTGACGAAACTTCCACTGCGACTTCGACCGCCAGCAATGACAGCGCGATGATCCGGGAACTGGCGCTGCTGCTCGACGAAACCAATTTGACCGAGATAGAGGTTGAACGCGCCGGCCTGCGCGTCCGCGTAGCCCGCAGTATCAGCGTCAACGCGGCGATGCCGGCGCAGTACCAGCCGGCGCCGCAATATGCCCCGGCTCCGGTGGCCGTCGCCGCCGCTCCGGTGGAAACCGCCAAACATCCCGGTGCGGTCCCCTCGCCAATGGTTGGTACGGTGTATTGGGCCTCGGAGCCCGGCGCCCGGCCGTTCATCGAGGTCGGTACCAAGGTCGCCGTCGGGCAGACCCTGGTCATCATCGAGGCCATGAAGACGATGAACCAGATCCCGGCGCCGCGCGCCGGCACGGTCACGCAGATCCTGGTCGAAGACGGCGCGCCCGTCGAATTCGGCGAGCCGCTGGTCATCATCGAGTAA
- a CDS encoding ABC transporter ATP-binding protein — MQPLIAIDALTVAFRGVKVLDGVSLEVRRGEAIGLVGESGSGKSVTWLAALGLLPNTATVSGSVKLEGAELVGASPAALAKVRGGKVAMIFQDPASALNPVLSIRRQISETLALHGGLSGTAIHAEAKRLLDLVGIPDAERRLSAYPHEFSGGQSQRIMIAMALAGNPDLLIADEPTTALDATIQAQILELIWRVRRETGMAIVLISHDLGVVAENCDRVAVMYAGRIVEEAPAAELFDDPLHPYAAGLVGSLPTMDGPRRRLTAIAGTVPDPKAMPPGCAFAPRCGLAGAACRTTPPLRVIGDNRRIACVTDRYAAATIRFGQAAE; from the coding sequence ATGCAGCCGCTGATCGCGATCGATGCGCTGACCGTCGCCTTCAGGGGCGTGAAGGTGCTGGACGGCGTCAGCCTTGAAGTGCGTCGCGGCGAGGCCATTGGTCTCGTCGGCGAGTCCGGCTCCGGCAAGTCGGTGACCTGGCTGGCGGCGCTCGGCCTGCTGCCGAACACCGCCACCGTAAGTGGCAGCGTTAAACTGGAAGGCGCCGAACTTGTCGGCGCATCGCCCGCCGCCCTGGCCAAGGTCCGCGGCGGCAAGGTCGCCATGATCTTTCAGGATCCGGCGAGTGCCCTCAATCCGGTGCTCAGCATCCGCCGGCAGATCAGCGAAACCCTTGCGCTGCATGGCGGCTTGTCGGGAACGGCGATCCACGCCGAAGCCAAACGGCTGCTCGATCTGGTCGGTATTCCCGATGCGGAACGCAGGTTGTCGGCCTATCCGCATGAATTCTCCGGCGGCCAGAGCCAGCGCATCATGATCGCCATGGCGCTGGCGGGGAATCCCGATCTGCTGATCGCCGACGAGCCGACGACGGCGCTGGACGCGACGATCCAGGCGCAGATCCTCGAATTGATCTGGCGCGTGCGCCGCGAGACCGGCATGGCCATCGTGCTGATCAGCCATGATCTCGGCGTGGTGGCGGAAAACTGCGACCGCGTCGCCGTGATGTATGCCGGGCGCATCGTCGAGGAAGCGCCGGCGGCGGAGCTATTCGACGATCCCCTTCATCCTTATGCCGCGGGCCTCGTCGGATCGCTGCCGACCATGGACGGCCCGCGGCGCCGGCTGACGGCTATCGCCGGCACCGTGCCTGATCCCAAGGCCATGCCGCCGGGCTGTGCGTTCGCGCCGCGCTGCGGTTTGGCCGGCGCCGCGTGCCGGACCACGCCGCCGCTTCGTGTGATCGGCGACAACCGGCGGATCGCCTGTGTCACTGACCGGTACGCGGCCGCGACCATTCGTTTCGGCCAGGCTGCCGAATGA